In Rhodococcus qingshengii JCM 15477, the sequence GGTACGGAGTGCGCGCCCACGTGGTGACCGTGCCGGAACTGGTGGGAGATCTCGAGCGACTCGAAAAGGTCGCAACCTTTGCAGGACGCCTGCTGGCGTCGTTCTTCGACAGCGACATGGTGATGGGGATCGCCTGGGGAACCACACTCAGTGAAGTCAGCAAGCACCTTGCCCCCAAACGCACGTACAACTCGTACGTCGTGCAACTCAACGGCGCCGCGAATACTCGCACCACCGGAATCTCTTACGCCAGCGACATCATCAGAACCATCGCCGACGCCTACGGTGCTCTGCCACAAGGATTTCCGGTGCCTGCCTTCTTCGACTACCCGGAAACCCGGGAGCAACTGTGGCGCGAACGAAGCATCAAACGCGTCTTGGACATGCAGAAGCGAATGGACCTGGCAGTCTTCAGCATCGGCGTACCGGGCGGCAACGTACCGAGTCACGTCTACACCGCCGGATACCTCGAACCCGATGAAGCAGAAGCACTTCGACGCGACGGAGTGGTCGGCGACATCGCAACCGTCTTCTTCCGGTCGGACGGGAGCTACCGCGGAATCGAACTCAACGAGCGCGCGAGCGGCCCGCGACTGGACCTTTTCGAGAAGGTCGCCAGACGCGTGTGCATCGTCGCCGGAACAGCAAAACTGCCGGCCCTGGAGGGAGCACTACGGGGCGGGCTGATCACCGATCTGATCATCGACGACGTCAGCGCCACCGCGCTGGTGTCCTGACCGCTGCACCAGCTTCTCGATTCCGTCGAGAAGTAAGCCAAGCGAGAAACTGAAATCGAAGGCATCGTCGCCGGCGGCCTCACCCTCCGGGCTGCCGTCCTCGAAGCCGCCTTCCTCGATTGCGGCACTCAGGTAGGGGAATCCCTCCCGATTGATGACACGAGCAATGAGAGCGCCGTATGCGACGTCGTCGTCTGCCGACTGCGCTGAACGAGACGCCAGGTCAGCCG encodes:
- a CDS encoding sugar-binding transcriptional regulator, whose product is METPTSDSATSDPADPRIADAVQAARLYYFQDQTMAAIGRDMGVSRSTVSRLITYARTSGLVEIKISTPHGQAPRIEREFSERYGVRAHVVTVPELVGDLERLEKVATFAGRLLASFFDSDMVMGIAWGTTLSEVSKHLAPKRTYNSYVVQLNGAANTRTTGISYASDIIRTIADAYGALPQGFPVPAFFDYPETREQLWRERSIKRVLDMQKRMDLAVFSIGVPGGNVPSHVYTAGYLEPDEAEALRRDGVVGDIATVFFRSDGSYRGIELNERASGPRLDLFEKVARRVCIVAGTAKLPALEGALRGGLITDLIIDDVSATALVS